From a single Pseudorasbora parva isolate DD20220531a chromosome 17, ASM2467924v1, whole genome shotgun sequence genomic region:
- the lrrc18a gene encoding leucine-rich repeat-containing protein 18 — MLQKRLTINLCLYSSMAKGKRSGGAKGTKITLKMAKNALRVTSDGKLRLDLSNVGIATFPKCLLKLRNVEELDLSRNKLKTIPEFIGELTGLRWLDLHSNQIEQLPESIGLLGSLFHLNLCNNNLDSAGLSPQIGNLRNLQVLNLGMNRLNALPPTLAALTNLTELGLFDNLLTQVPECIHVLPNLTKLNTKRNPVACTQQDGKDSDPLKMTGSLYLLREGDLCNPCQERCRKKKLLDRSQRKINFSGLISPNSVARGVQENWRQKITTSPPRFHREQDRPAGDTNTLSFINNFNT, encoded by the coding sequence ATGCTTCAGAAGCGTTTAACCATTAATCTGTGTCTGTACAGCTCCATGGCTAAAGGGAAGAGATCAGGTGGAGCCAAAGGTACGAAGATAACACTGAAAATGGCTAAAAATGCTCTCAGAGTAACTTCAGATGGCAAACTACGACTTGATCTGAGCAACGTAGGTATCGCCACATTTCCCAAATGCCTCTTAAAGTTAAGAAACGTAGAGGAACTTGACCTGAGCCGGAACAAATTGAAAACAATTCCAGAATTCATTGGCGAACTGACTGGACTGCGTTGGTTAGACCTTCACAGCAACCAAATCGAACAACTGCCTGAAAGCATCGGGCTCCTGGGATCTCTATTCCACCTCAACCTCTGTAACAACAACCTGGACTCTGCTGGGTTGTCGCCTCAAATAGGAAATCTGAGAAACCTCCAGGTTCTGAACTTAGGTATGAATCGTCTAAACGCCCTCCCGCCCACCTTGGCTGCCCTGACAAACCTGACAGAGCTGGGACTTTTCGATAACTTGCTCACACAGGTACCCGAATGCATCCACGTGCTGCCCAACCTGACGAAGTTGAACACCAAACGCAATCCTGTGGCCTGCACACAGCAAGACGGCAAAGACTCTGACCCGCTAAAGATGACGGGAAGTCTGTATTTGTTGAGAGAAGGAGATTTGTGCAATCCTTGTCAAGAGAGATGCAGAAAGAAAAAGCTGCTTGATAGGTCACAAAGGAAGATAAATTTTTCAGGGCTGATCTCGCCAAACTCTGTAGCTCGAGGTGTTCAAGAAAATTGGCGGCAAAAGATTACTACCTCACCTCCACGTTTTCACAGAGAACAAGACAGACCTGCCGGAGACACCAATACATTGTCTTTTATTAACAACTTTAATACATAA